Within the Miscanthus floridulus cultivar M001 chromosome 2, ASM1932011v1, whole genome shotgun sequence genome, the region gaggtggtttggccatgtccaaaggagacctccagaggcaccagtgcattgtggagtcctaagccaagctaataatatgaggagaggtagaggaagaccgaaattgacatgggggaggcaataaaaagatatttgaaagcttgggatatacctagagatctatgtttgaataggagtacttggaaagcagctattgaagtgcctgaaccgtgacttggggctcttggtgggtttcaactctagcctaccccaacttgcttgggactgaaaggctatgttgttgttgttgttgttgcataTCTTATATGGTTACCTATATTTGATAACACATTCTAATTTCTAAGGCAGTTAAGTATTTATATGTTTAGTGCTGGTTCAGTAAGACAAGTTTACTGTCTCAATTGATTTCATGATGCAGGCTTTACACTATGATGTACGAAGAGGTCCACATAGCATTGGGTCACATGTAAGAGATGCAGCAGCATATGTATGTTGGGCATTTGGTCGAGCTTATACCAATTATGATATGAAGGCTGTCTTGGAACAACTTGCTCCCCACCTTCTAACAGTTGCTTGTTATGATCGAGAGGCAAGCTTATTTCTTATTTACATTTGTTGCACCCAGATGTTCTGCACTTGATCCCATACTATTTTGACTACATTATTTATCTTACTGATCCTTATTGTCTATGTGATGGTAGGTTAATTGTAGAAGAGCTGCTTCTGCTGCCTTTCAAGAGAATGTTGGAAGACAGGGAACTTTTCCACATGGCATTGATACTGTGAATAGGACAGATTACTTTGCACTGGCTTCCCGATCAAACTCTTATCTGAATGTTGCTGTTTCTGTTGCTCAGTACAAGGAGTATCTTTATCCCTTTGCAGATGAGCTACTCTGCAATAAAATAACTCACTGGGTACATACTCTGCAATTATTTATGGTTTGAATGAGATTGCATTTTCAGTGTTTCCAGATTCCACACTTTTTACCTGTGCCGCAATTGCTATTAACTTCTCGAGTTTCTGCACTCCTTACCTGGAACTGGTAGCTGACTTGGGAAACTGAATTAAAAATCATTAGCAATGTAAATTCCCTGTAGTGATACTTCTGTATATTattttttgaaaataaaactTCTGTATATTATTGCTGCAGCAATTAagctactttttttttcttttgtcttaTGACACCAATTTTGTACTGCCTTTCATCAAACTTTATCTTACATTTTTTAAGTTTTCTCCCCTCTTCTTTCACTTGTGCAGTGCTTTAATGACAATTAATCTCTTGGGCCATTGTTTTTCATAAATTTGGACACAGGAGATGAGACTTGCTATGTTTCAATACATTGTTTAGGCTGACTTCTCTTCCTTTATAGGAGAAAAGCTTAAGAGAGCTGGCAGCTCAGGCCCTTTCTTTGCTTGTACAATATGATATGGATTACTTTGCTGGACATGCCCTTGAAAAGTTAGTTCCGTGCACTCTATCATCGGACTTGTGTACTCGACATGGAGCCACTTTAGCTGCTGGCGAGGTTGCTTTAAAGTTGTACCAGCTTGGTTTTACCTTTACTACAGGTAAATGGTGGAATTGCCATGCATATTATTCCTTACACTTTTGCAATACTTATCATTTTCACGTTTTAAGCTGCTTACCTGGAAAGTGACCTTGCGTCTTTATCTTTATTTTGTAGACATGCAGAAAGCTTTGGCAGGCATTGTTCCTGCAATCGAAAAAGCGCGCCTTTATCGGGGCAAAGGAGGAGAGATCATGCGCTCCGCTGTTTCTCGATTCATTTCATGCATTTCTGTAGCTGGGATATCCTTGAATGACAAAACAAAGAAAAGTTTGTTGGAAACCCTTAATGAGAATTTGAGGCATCCCAATTCTCAAATACAGGTGAAAGTTTGCTTTTTTCTCGATGTACATTCAATCAGAGTACCCCCCCAGTACTATCATCTTACTCGTATTTTCTCATTCGATATGTCATCAATCCCCTTTTTGTTTGTGTACCTGTACTTTCCGGATACTGTACTAATATGATACTAGCCATCTATGTTTGTAGActgaatattttctttcttttctcaaTTTGTCCAGTGTGCTGCTGTTGAGGCATTAAAGCATTTTATTCCAACATACCTGGTATCTTCTGGTGAAAAGATTGCAAGTGATATTATTTCAAAATATGTGGCACTTCTAGATGACCCAAATGTGGCTGCAAGACGAGGAGCGCCGCTGGCCCTTGGAATATTACCATACAAATTCTTGATGTTGAAATGGATGACTGTCATGAGTAAACTCTGTAGCTCATGCATGATTGAGGTAATGGAATTACCTATTAGAAGAAAGATAAAGCATAAGATGTTGCTGTTAGAATGACATTATCCTAGCCATTACTGGCCTTCCTATCTCAGTCATTACTGGTCCTAATAGAAGATCATATCTTCATGTACTTTTGTAGCCTATATTAATTAGGCCAGGTTAGAGGACACTAGAGGATTTTCTTTATTCTTTCCTTGCATGTACACTCATTGTTATATAAGTACAGTCTACAGCAATAGAGAAATTATTCTTCCTACCTTTTTTCTGTTGCTGTTGTTTTAACACTGGAAAGAAAACTCTGGTGTGATCTGTTTTGTAGGATAAGCCCGATGACCCTGACGCTGAAGCGCGTGTGAACTCTGTTAGGGGGCTAATTTCGGTTTGCAAAACACTAACAGCATCTTTTGATCAGAGCTCAAATGGTGGAGATTCTCTATATGCATACATAAAAGATTATGTCATGCGAGCTTTATTTAGAGCACTCGATGATTATGCTGTGGACAACAGAGGAGATGTCGGTTCTTGGGTACGTGAAGCAGCAATGGATGCACTAGAACGTTGCAGCTTCATCCTCTGCAAGAGAGATATTGTTACATTGAGAGCAGCATCAGCTACTGGCCATGAGTCTGAACTGGGTGATATGGAAGTAAATGCAAGTAGTACTGCACACCGGCTATTTGATTCTGGTATTGCACAGGATCTGGTAGCAGGCATTGCAAAACAAGCAGTTGAGAAAATAGATAAGATGAGAGAAATAGCTATCAAGACCCTGCAGAGAATTCTGTACCACCAGGAACACCTCATCCCATTTATACCACACAGGGAACTGCTGGAAGAAATTATTCCCAACAGCACAGATTTGGAGTGGGCGGTAAGTGATAGTGAGAactcatggaagaaaatgagatcTAGTTTTGGCACTGGTTTATTATGACTAGTGAGAGCTACCTGTCCTGCCTTTAACTTTGATATTGCCCAGTATCTCACCAGATTAGTTCTCTTGCTCCAGAAACCATAGTCATGTTCAAAATGAAGTGCCAAGGGGTTTGAATCTAAAGTAATGGAATTTGACCTATAAgtgcatcttttgttttttttaatgatGCTGTTTTCTATGAACCTATAGTTGCCTTTTGAAAATATTGCCTTAATAATTATTTACAACATGGATTATTCTGTCGCCAATTTGTGGATATTATTTGACTTGGTGGTGATGTTGTTAACTCGTTGACATTTTACCTTTAGGTTCCTACTGTATCATATCCACGATTGGTGAAACTTCTTCAGGTCAGCTATTATAGCAAGTCTGTGCTCTCAGGGCTCGTGATTTCTACAGGTGGATTGCAGGAGTCTTTGAAGAAAGCTTCAACGACAGCTTTGGTAGGGTATCTCCAAGATTCAGAGATCAATACTAATTGTGAAGGGAAAAGTAGAGAGTATCTATTGAGTTGTGATCTTCTATGGGTCCTCCAGCACTACCAGAAATGTGATCGTGTAATTACTCCCACATTGAAGGTAATAAAGGCTTATCTACACTGTCTAATGACATTATATTTTGAGCCTAAATATTTAATATGTTGTGTGTAAATGCTATATTGTGGTTAGGCTTCCAATAAAGTATATTACTGTTGATGTACTGTTAGCACAGGGCTTTGAAAGCTTTTTTGTGGTCGTGTATCTAATAGACGTGCTCTCCTTCAGTAGTAGTTGATGTAATTTTTTCTACCTTCAAACTCATATCTATTCATTGTTATGTCATTATGACTGGTGCTGCTAATTCAGTTTTGTTTCATGATCTTAAATAGTGAAGTACACATAAGTCCGCATTCTCTTTTCTCCCACATTTGATGTTATACATATTTTATTTTTAGAAAATTATAGTGCTATGGTTCCAAATATGTGAAATCGTGAATTGTAGTGGCATATCTCCAAAACATGACATTGTAATGGCacaaattaaaaatatatattttagatCTAACAAGAGCCTTATATTTGCAGACTATTGAGGCTCTCTTCAGTAAAAAGATTTTCTTGAACAAGGAGGTGAGTTTACTTCAGCAATGAACATCTAGTAGCAGATAAACAAAGATGATTTCCGTTAGGCTGCAAAGACATAAGAAGTGGAACCTTACAAAAGTTGGGCATCATCATCTGATAACATCAAACGATTAATGCACCATTCGTTGTTAGTGCAATCTTCAATAACTTACAATTTCACCCTTAAATGTACTGGGAATAATACTACATCTAGAAACTTAGTTATCTCATGTTGATCAAATGCTTTTACTGCCAAAAGAAAACTTTGCTCGCTTTCATAGTTATATTTACAATGTTTTTTTATGCCTTATGTTTTTTTCCACATTTAACAGGGGTACAGTGAGTTCTACAGTAGACTGGTAGATTCGGTGGGCTCTGAGCTGAAGGGATCCAAGGATTTCACAAAGTTATGTGCAGGTCTCTCAATCCTTGGATACATTTCTTCAGAGTCAGATGGAACTTGCACTAAGGCATTTTCTCAACTCCTCACATTCCTAGGCCACAGATACCCCAAGGTAACATTTATCATTTCTTGCCTGAGAACGCAGAACTTGACACAAGGATCAGCTGAGCTCAAATACTCTACAATCTTACAGATCCGAAAAGCTGCAGCCGACCAGGTGTACCTTGTGCTGCTGCAAAATGATGATCTTATTATGTCGGGGAATATGGATAAAGCCCAGGAATTACTTGCGGAAACATGCTGGGAAGGAGATGTGGAGGAAGCAAGGCGCAGGAGGTCAGAAATCAACGAGATGGCTGGTTTCAGGGTCACCACCACACAGAAGTCTGGAAACCAAGAAACAAGAACGGTTGCCACTTCGACTGATGAGAACAAATCTTATTCGTCATTGGTCGATTTCAGCGGATACTAAGGATGATTGGGGTTTTGAGATTTTCGTTGGCCTCCCATCCTATTttttgaccaaaggtttgtacGAGTGTTGCTCTCCGCATCGAACTTGTACTAGTGCTCACTATTGAATATCACTATCTGTTTGGACGAGTTGGGTTGTTTTGAGATTTCGTTTTTTTTCTGGTGGGGTGGGATGGGTGTGTGTGGGTGTTGGGTGgttgggtggggggtggggggtagATTAGTTGTACTGTTGGACGATGTAATTTTGTGGAAAGTCTGATCAAAGTAGAAGTTGTGCCTACATGCCATTTGCGAACCTTTTCATGTAGCTCGAAGATCTGTACTGTTTGACGAGGTCTTTCGGTAGCGTATGACCTGGGTTCTAAAATGAAAATTGAGAAGGCATTACATTATGAAATTTAAAATCATAAAAAAAAACTCAGAGAATAGTCACGGATGGCAAGTTAGAACAACCACAGGCGAAGTGTAACTCATTTAGTTTCTTGTGGTGAAAGTATACATGTTAGTGGGTACCTATTATCCATGTTAAAACCTTGTAGAATATGAGTATTTTTTTATGCATCAGAAATGGGTATGAAAGGTATAGGGAGTGGATTATTCATAGGTAAGTCTTTAGCTCAATTAATCATCTATTTATTAGAAATAGGTGGATCAAATAATACAAAGTATGTAGGACTCACATGTTGATCTTGCTGCAGTAATCTGCACAAAGTGCCTACTGTTGTATCCAATCATCTGCAACAAATTTTATTTAATTTCGTGAAAAAATAGTGTGGACACGGTATTTTTTAATTTTAGGGTCTAATCTTTTACGTAAGACTCACATGTACTCGCTCTGGTTCTCTAAAACaagtcgttttgaggttgtctaagtcaaatattttaaactttgactacaaataacttcttttgggttgagtttaaaaatatgaaagtgatgtaagtagatttaTCTTGAAATGTAGtctcataaaagtatatattgactatattttataaatattttatagcaaaaagttacaaagtcgtttcttaaagaccgtgtcgatgtccaaaacgacttgctttagagaaccggagggagtatatatctgGCCACATTAATCTACCCCTATTATAAAGAGTCGTCTTGAACTAATTTTAGTCAATTTCGTGAAAATTTTAATATGTGAACGTGAAGCTTCTAATTTTAAAGTCTAGATTTTGACGTGGTAAGCACATTTAAATCTACTTCCACCAGTATCCACAAAGTAGCCAATGTCATACCAAGTCATCTCAAAAGGTTTCAATCAATTTGgctcaaatttttatgtttgAACGTGAGATTTTTAAATCTAGTCTTGTTAATCTACACAAAGTTGCAAACTATTATAATTAAATCATTTCATCAAGTTTCAGTCAGTTTCAC harbors:
- the LOC136524137 gene encoding tubulin-folding cofactor D-like isoform X1; this translates as MEETGAAATAWASNAATPAPSEPTGSSADAEASADPTAVGDDEHDSKEVVLRRYFLQEWELVSAILRRIVAGGGVAESADVHRIRSIMDKYQEEGQLLEPYLENIVSPLMSLVRSKTMELGAGTDELLDIIKPLCIIIYTLVTVCGYKSVIRFFPHQVSDLELAVALLEKCHTMSSATALRQESTGEMETKCVVLLWLYILVLIPFDISTVDTSIATADNVDGPEVIPLVTRILDICKDYLSSSGPMRRMSGLLLARLLTRPDMAKAFSSFMDWAHKLLLSVTDDFVDQFRSIGIVEALASIFKIGNRRALHDAVSGTWSDCSIVMKTNVSARSPLLRKFLVKLAQRVALISLPPRSPSWRYKSISSSLGANLSSYTAGEVYSSGSSEQVNIDQIGMCFLEEDMDVPEIVEEIIDLLLTGLRDSDTIVRWSAAKGIGRITARLTPALSEEVLSSILQLFSPGEGDGSWHGGCLALAELARRGLLLPSSFPDVVPVIIKALHYDVRRGPHSIGSHVRDAAAYVCWAFGRAYTNYDMKAVLEQLAPHLLTVACYDREVNCRRAASAAFQENVGRQGTFPHGIDTVNRTDYFALASRSNSYLNVAVSVAQYKEYLYPFADELLCNKITHWEKSLRELAAQALSLLVQYDMDYFAGHALEKLVPCTLSSDLCTRHGATLAAGEVALKLYQLGFTFTTDMQKALAGIVPAIEKARLYRGKGGEIMRSAVSRFISCISVAGISLNDKTKKSLLETLNENLRHPNSQIQCAAVEALKHFIPTYLVSSGEKIASDIISKYVALLDDPNVAARRGAPLALGILPYKFLMLKWMTVMSKLCSSCMIEDKPDDPDAEARVNSVRGLISVCKTLTASFDQSSNGGDSLYAYIKDYVMRALFRALDDYAVDNRGDVGSWVREAAMDALERCSFILCKRDIVTLRAASATGHESELGDMEVNASSTAHRLFDSGIAQDLVAGIAKQAVEKIDKMREIAIKTLQRILYHQEHLIPFIPHRELLEEIIPNSTDLEWAVPTVSYPRLVKLLQVSYYSKSVLSGLVISTGGLQESLKKASTTALVGYLQDSEINTNCEGKSREYLLSCDLLWVLQHYQKCDRVITPTLKTIEALFSKKIFLNKEGYSEFYSRLVDSVGSELKGSKDFTKLCAGLSILGYISSESDGTCTKAFSQLLTFLGHRYPKIRKAAADQVYLVLLQNDDLIMSGNMDKAQELLAETCWEGDVEEARRRRSEINEMAGFRVTTTQKSGNQETRTVATSTDENKSYSSLVDFSGY
- the LOC136524137 gene encoding tubulin-folding cofactor D-like isoform X3 — protein: MEETGAAATAWASNAATPAPSEPTGSSADAEASADPTAVGDDEHDSKEVVLRRYFLQEWELVSAILRRIVAGGGVAESADVHRIRSIMDKYQEEGQLLEPYLENIVSPLMSLVRSKTMELGAGTDELLDIIKPLCIIIYTLVTVCGYKSVIRFFPHQVSDLELAVALLEKCHTMSSATALRQESTGEMETKCVVLLWLYILVLIPFDISTVDTSIATADNVDGPEVIPLVTRILDICKDYLSSSGPMRRMSGLLLARLLTRPDMAKAFSSFMDWAHKLLLSVTDDFVDQFRSIGIVEALASIFKIGNRRALHDAVSGTWSDCSIVMKTNVSARSPLLRKFLVKLAQRVALISLPPRSPSWRYKSISSSLGANLSSYTAGEVYSSGSSEQVNIDQIGMCFLEEDMDVPEIVEEIIDLLLTGLRDSDTIVRWSAAKGIGRITARLTPALSEEVLSSILQLFSPGEGDGSWHGGCLALAELARRGLLLPSSFPDVVPVIIKALHYDVRRGPHSIGSHVRDAAAYVCWAFGRAYTNYDMKAVLEQLAPHLLTVACYDREVNCRRAASAAFQENVGRQGTFPHGIDTVNRTDYFALASRSNSYLNVAVSVAQYKEYLYPFADELLCNKITHWEKSLRELAAQALSLLVQYDMDYFAGHALEKLVPCTLSSDLCTRHGATLAAGEVALKLYQLGFTFTTDMQKALAGIVPAIEKARLYRGKGGEIMRSAVSRFISCISVAGISLNDKTKKSLLETLNENLRHPNSQIQCAAVEALKHFIPTYLVSSGEKIASDIISKYVALLDDPNVAARRGAPLALGILPYKFLMLKWMTVMSKLCSSCMIEDKPDDPDAEARVNSVRGLISVCKTLTASFDQSSNGGDSLYAYIKDYVMRALFRALDDYAVDNRGDVGSWVREAAMDALERCSFILCKRDIVTLRAASATGHESELGDMEVNASSTAHRLFDSGIAQDLVAGIAKQAVEKIDKMREIAIKTLQRILYHQEHLIPFIPHRELLEEIIPNSTDLEWAVDCRSL
- the LOC136524137 gene encoding tubulin-folding cofactor D-like isoform X2, with amino-acid sequence MSSATALRQESTGEMETKCVVLLWLYILVLIPFDISTVDTSIATADNVDGPEVIPLVTRILDICKDYLSSSGPMRRMSGLLLARLLTRPDMAKAFSSFMDWAHKLLLSVTDDFVDQFRSIGIVEALASIFKIGNRRALHDAVSGTWSDCSIVMKTNVSARSPLLRKFLVKLAQRVALISLPPRSPSWRYKSISSSLGANLSSYTAGEVYSSGSSEQVNIDQIGMCFLEEDMDVPEIVEEIIDLLLTGLRDSDTIVRWSAAKGIGRITARLTPALSEEVLSSILQLFSPGEGDGSWHGGCLALAELARRGLLLPSSFPDVVPVIIKALHYDVRRGPHSIGSHVRDAAAYVCWAFGRAYTNYDMKAVLEQLAPHLLTVACYDREVNCRRAASAAFQENVGRQGTFPHGIDTVNRTDYFALASRSNSYLNVAVSVAQYKEYLYPFADELLCNKITHWEKSLRELAAQALSLLVQYDMDYFAGHALEKLVPCTLSSDLCTRHGATLAAGEVALKLYQLGFTFTTDMQKALAGIVPAIEKARLYRGKGGEIMRSAVSRFISCISVAGISLNDKTKKSLLETLNENLRHPNSQIQCAAVEALKHFIPTYLVSSGEKIASDIISKYVALLDDPNVAARRGAPLALGILPYKFLMLKWMTVMSKLCSSCMIEDKPDDPDAEARVNSVRGLISVCKTLTASFDQSSNGGDSLYAYIKDYVMRALFRALDDYAVDNRGDVGSWVREAAMDALERCSFILCKRDIVTLRAASATGHESELGDMEVNASSTAHRLFDSGIAQDLVAGIAKQAVEKIDKMREIAIKTLQRILYHQEHLIPFIPHRELLEEIIPNSTDLEWAVPTVSYPRLVKLLQVSYYSKSVLSGLVISTGGLQESLKKASTTALVGYLQDSEINTNCEGKSREYLLSCDLLWVLQHYQKCDRVITPTLKTIEALFSKKIFLNKEGYSEFYSRLVDSVGSELKGSKDFTKLCAGLSILGYISSESDGTCTKAFSQLLTFLGHRYPKIRKAAADQVYLVLLQNDDLIMSGNMDKAQELLAETCWEGDVEEARRRRSEINEMAGFRVTTTQKSGNQETRTVATSTDENKSYSSLVDFSGY